The Thermus brockianus genome window below encodes:
- a CDS encoding LPXTG cell wall anchor domain-containing protein, with protein MKGNAFTIVKWGVLLALAVLLLTILLINFTTSRDLPELVRVQVERYAVCSYWFFGWHLASTGAFAFAFLLVGLVLGFLLGFFLRRR; from the coding sequence ATGAAAGGGAATGCCTTCACCATCGTGAAGTGGGGGGTCCTCCTGGCCCTGGCCGTTTTGCTCCTCACCATTCTCCTCATCAACTTCACCACAAGCCGCGACCTGCCCGAGCTGGTGCGGGTGCAGGTGGAGCGGTACGCCGTGTGCAGCTACTGGTTTTTCGGCTGGCACCTGGCCTCCACGGGGGCCTTCGCCTTTGCCTTTTTGCTGGTGGGCTTGGTGTTGGGCTTCCTCCTGGGCTTCTTCCTGAGGCGGCGCTAG
- the purC gene encoding phosphoribosylaminoimidazolesuccinocarboxamide synthase, with protein MEKLYEGKAKVLYPEGEDTLRVYFKDEATAFNAQKRGIIPGKGVVNNKVSAALFRLLEERGVKTHFVEELSEREMRVKRVRILPLEVILRYKAAGSFAKRYGLKEGTPLKAPLVEFSLKNDALGDPLICEDAVLALGLATPEALEAVKATTLRVGEILKAFFAERGLELVDFKLEFGEREGEILLADEISPDTMRLWDMATGEPMDKDRFRKDLGGVEAAYQEVLRRVLGG; from the coding sequence GAGAAGCTTTACGAGGGCAAGGCCAAGGTCCTCTACCCGGAAGGGGAGGACACCCTAAGGGTCTATTTCAAGGACGAGGCCACCGCCTTCAACGCGCAAAAGCGGGGGATAATCCCCGGTAAAGGGGTGGTGAACAACAAGGTTTCCGCCGCCCTCTTCCGCCTCCTAGAAGAACGGGGCGTCAAGACCCACTTCGTGGAGGAGCTCTCGGAGCGGGAGATGCGGGTGAAGCGGGTGAGGATCCTCCCCTTGGAGGTGATCCTCCGCTACAAGGCGGCGGGGAGCTTCGCCAAGCGCTACGGGCTAAAGGAGGGCACGCCCCTCAAGGCTCCCTTGGTGGAGTTCTCCCTCAAGAACGACGCCCTGGGGGACCCCTTGATCTGCGAGGACGCCGTCCTCGCCCTAGGGCTCGCCACGCCCGAGGCCCTAGAGGCGGTGAAGGCCACCACCTTGCGGGTGGGGGAGATCCTGAAGGCGTTCTTCGCGGAAAGGGGCCTGGAACTGGTGGACTTCAAGCTGGAGTTCGGGGAAAGGGAGGGGGAAATCCTCCTCGCCGACGAGATCAGCCCCGACACCATGCGCCTTTGGGACATGGCCACGGGGGAGCCCATGGACAAGGACCGCTTCCGCAAGGACCTGGGGGGCGTGGAGGCGGCGTACCAGGAGGTCCTGAGGCGGGTTTTGGGAGGGTAG
- a CDS encoding archease: MVVRLLDHTADIGFEVEAESLEGLFQAALKGLLAVMFQNPPDGGKRRRRLSLWAEDLDTLLVRYLNELLYLIQTKGFVPGRAQVRIAPEEGGFRLQASLQGEPFQEAFGFQGEVKSATFHGLQVAQEGGRWRARVILDV; encoded by the coding sequence ATGGTGGTGAGGCTTCTGGACCACACCGCCGACATCGGCTTTGAGGTAGAGGCGGAAAGCCTCGAGGGCCTCTTCCAGGCCGCCCTCAAGGGGCTCCTTGCGGTGATGTTCCAAAACCCCCCGGATGGGGGAAAGAGGAGGCGGCGCCTCTCCCTTTGGGCGGAGGACCTGGACACCCTCCTGGTGCGCTACCTGAACGAGCTCCTCTACCTCATCCAGACCAAGGGTTTCGTGCCCGGAAGGGCCCAGGTGCGGATCGCCCCGGAAGAAGGGGGGTTCCGCCTCCAGGCAAGCCTCCAAGGGGAGCCCTTCCAGGAGGCCTTCGGCTTCCAGGGCGAGGTGAAAAGCGCCACCTTCCACGGCCTCCAGGTGGCCCAGGAAGGGGGAAGGTGGCGGGCCCGGGTGATCCTAGACGTGTAG
- a CDS encoding PIG-L deacetylase family protein produces the protein MDLLVVVAHPDDESFGTGGALLLAKEAGLRTGILTLTRGEAGRTLGLCPPEALPEVRTEELSRAAAILRVDFLEVLSFPNGLPQEAEEGERGKAQGEGLLDHPEAEDAIRKRLQALRPRFVVTFPPDGINGHPDHVAASRYVQGAARGLARVVYMVRPEGPYPPTHRLRLPEWALREKLRAIAQHRTQALSVLAFLERHPERLWTETFHVVGEAGLVEGPWW, from the coding sequence CTGGACCTTCTGGTGGTGGTCGCCCACCCCGACGACGAGAGCTTCGGGACCGGGGGGGCGCTCCTTCTGGCCAAGGAGGCGGGGCTTCGGACGGGGATCCTCACCCTCACCCGGGGGGAGGCGGGGAGGACCCTGGGCCTCTGCCCCCCGGAGGCCCTTCCCGAGGTGCGCACGGAAGAGCTCTCCCGGGCGGCGGCAATCCTCCGGGTGGACTTCCTCGAGGTCCTCTCCTTCCCCAACGGCTTGCCCCAGGAGGCGGAAGAAGGAGAGCGGGGCAAGGCCCAGGGGGAAGGCCTCTTGGACCACCCCGAGGCGGAGGATGCCATCCGGAAGCGCCTCCAGGCCCTAAGGCCCCGCTTCGTGGTCACCTTCCCCCCGGACGGCATCAACGGCCACCCCGACCACGTGGCAGCAAGCCGCTACGTCCAAGGGGCGGCCCGGGGCCTCGCCCGGGTGGTCTACATGGTGCGCCCGGAAGGGCCCTACCCCCCAACCCACCGCCTGCGCCTCCCCGAGTGGGCCCTGAGGGAAAAGCTCAGGGCCATCGCCCAGCACAGGACCCAGGCCCTGTCCGTCCTCGCCTTCCTGGAACGCCACCCGGAAAGACTCTGGACGGAAACCTTCCACGTGGTGGGGGAGGCGGGCCTGGTGGAGGGGCCATGGTGGTGA
- the plsX gene encoding phosphate acyltransferase PlsX: MRIALDAMGGDRAPGVTVQGALLAAQEGVEVLLVGEEHRLREELARLGGRLPVHHAPDWIRMEEHATEVRKRRESSIWVALELLKRGEVDAVVSMGHTGATMAAALFVLGRVKGVERPALLVEFPSLKGRTFLLDGGANADCRPPFLVQFAAMGLAYAEASGVPSPRVGLLSIGEEEGKGNALTQETYPLLREALGPRFFGNVEGRDIFLGTAEVVVTDGFTGNVALKLAEGEAKVLFTWIKEAFAASPWARLGAFLARGALRRVKARVDPSQYGAMPLLGVEGAVFIGHGSADALAVKNALLRARALVGAGLLTRVREALAALHV; the protein is encoded by the coding sequence GGTGGGGGAGGAGCACCGGCTTCGGGAGGAGCTTGCCCGCCTGGGCGGCCGGCTTCCCGTCCATCACGCCCCGGACTGGATCCGCATGGAGGAGCACGCCACCGAGGTGCGCAAGCGCCGGGAAAGCTCCATCTGGGTGGCCCTGGAGCTCCTCAAGCGGGGGGAGGTGGACGCCGTGGTCTCCATGGGCCACACCGGGGCCACCATGGCGGCGGCCCTTTTCGTCCTGGGAAGGGTGAAAGGGGTGGAGCGGCCGGCCCTTTTGGTGGAGTTCCCAAGCCTAAAGGGGCGCACCTTCCTCCTGGACGGCGGGGCCAACGCCGACTGCCGCCCCCCCTTCCTGGTGCAGTTCGCCGCCATGGGCCTGGCCTACGCCGAGGCGAGCGGCGTGCCAAGCCCCCGGGTGGGCCTCCTTTCCATCGGGGAAGAGGAGGGGAAGGGAAACGCCCTCACCCAGGAGACCTATCCCCTTTTGAGGGAGGCCTTGGGCCCCCGCTTTTTCGGCAACGTGGAGGGGCGGGACATCTTCTTGGGTACGGCGGAGGTGGTGGTCACGGACGGCTTCACGGGCAACGTGGCCCTGAAGCTGGCGGAAGGGGAGGCCAAGGTCCTCTTCACCTGGATTAAGGAGGCCTTCGCCGCAAGCCCTTGGGCGAGGCTCGGGGCCTTCCTGGCCCGGGGCGCCTTGCGCCGGGTGAAGGCGCGGGTGGACCCTTCCCAGTACGGGGCCATGCCCCTTCTCGGGGTGGAGGGGGCGGTCTTCATCGGCCACGGCTCGGCGGACGCCCTGGCGGTGAAAAACGCTCTCCTCCGGGCCCGGGCCCTGGTCGGGGCGGGGCTTCTTACGCGGGTGCGGGAGGCCTTGGCCGCCCTACACGTCTAG
- the purL gene encoding phosphoribosylformylglycinamidine synthase subunit PurL, with the protein MEALAKEIGIPEGEYREMVRRLGREPNRVELLLFKVMWSEHCAYKNSRPLLKELPKEGEAVLQGPGENAGVVRLGEGWAVAFKIESHNHPSAVEPFQGAATGVGGILRDIMSMGARPIALLDSLRFGPPEGRSRYLFKGVVSGIAFYGNAIGVPTVGGDLYFHEGYRENPLVNAMCLGLLREENLKRSRASLGRPIYYAGAKTGRDGIGGAAFASRELREEKEEDRPAVQVGDPFLGKLLMEATLEAIEKDLVEGVQDMGAAGLTSSLAELAHKSGLGVELDLDRVPTREAGMAPEELLLSESQERMVLVPKEGKEAELEEVFRRWGLDCVAVARTIPERVFRVLYRGEVVAEVPTEALAEAPTYVRLAQEDPEVQRLRETPPPPLEADPKEVLARLLASPNLASRGAVYERYDHQVGTRTALVPGKGDAAILWIKGTNLGIAAKVDQNPRYSRLHPRLGAMHALAEACRNVSVVGAKPLAYTDGLNLGSPETPEGYYELKETLEGLKEASAALGVPVVSGNVSLYNEAGGKRIPPTAMVGVVGVLDLGRRAEMGFRRPGEVVVLLGEERGTLGASEVLYLLTGLEVGHPPALDLGREKAVQEAIRELIALGLTDTAHDLAEGGLLVALAEMAFPYGLGATVEVREEGLEALFGEAPSRILFTVAKDRLKEATARLETQGLPYRILGETGGKTLTVLTPKGVLEWEVAELKAIWQRPLREVLDG; encoded by the coding sequence ATGGAAGCCTTAGCCAAGGAAATCGGCATCCCGGAGGGGGAGTACCGGGAGATGGTTAGGCGGCTTGGGCGGGAGCCCAACCGGGTGGAGCTCCTCCTTTTCAAGGTGATGTGGAGCGAGCACTGCGCCTACAAGAACTCCCGCCCCCTCCTCAAGGAACTGCCCAAGGAAGGGGAGGCGGTCCTGCAGGGCCCCGGGGAAAACGCCGGCGTGGTGCGCCTGGGGGAAGGCTGGGCGGTGGCCTTCAAGATCGAAAGCCACAACCACCCTTCCGCCGTGGAGCCTTTCCAAGGGGCGGCCACCGGGGTGGGGGGAATCCTCCGGGACATCATGAGCATGGGGGCCCGGCCCATCGCCCTCCTGGACTCCCTGCGCTTTGGCCCCCCGGAGGGCCGGAGCCGTTACCTCTTCAAGGGGGTGGTCTCCGGCATCGCCTTCTACGGGAACGCCATCGGGGTCCCCACCGTGGGCGGGGACCTCTACTTCCACGAGGGCTACCGGGAAAACCCCCTGGTGAACGCCATGTGCCTGGGGCTCCTAAGGGAGGAAAACCTCAAGCGAAGCCGGGCCTCCTTGGGCCGGCCCATCTACTACGCCGGGGCCAAGACGGGGCGGGACGGCATCGGGGGTGCGGCCTTCGCCAGCCGGGAGCTTCGGGAGGAGAAGGAGGAGGACCGCCCGGCGGTGCAGGTGGGGGACCCCTTCCTGGGAAAACTCCTTATGGAGGCCACCCTCGAGGCCATAGAGAAGGACCTGGTGGAAGGGGTCCAGGACATGGGGGCGGCGGGCCTCACCTCTAGCCTGGCCGAGCTCGCCCACAAGTCCGGCCTCGGGGTGGAGCTGGACCTGGACCGGGTCCCCACCCGGGAGGCGGGCATGGCCCCCGAGGAGCTCCTCCTTTCCGAAAGCCAGGAGCGCATGGTCCTGGTGCCCAAGGAGGGGAAGGAGGCGGAGCTGGAGGAAGTCTTCCGCAGGTGGGGCCTGGACTGCGTGGCCGTGGCCCGGACCATCCCGGAGAGGGTCTTCCGGGTCCTCTATAGGGGAGAGGTGGTGGCGGAGGTGCCCACGGAGGCCCTGGCGGAAGCCCCCACCTACGTGCGCCTGGCCCAAGAAGACCCCGAGGTGCAACGCCTACGGGAAACCCCCCCTCCCCCCCTCGAGGCGGACCCCAAGGAGGTCCTGGCAAGGCTCCTCGCCTCCCCCAACCTGGCGAGCCGGGGAGCGGTCTACGAGCGCTACGACCACCAGGTGGGCACCCGCACCGCCTTGGTGCCGGGAAAGGGGGACGCCGCCATCCTCTGGATCAAGGGCACGAACCTGGGCATCGCCGCCAAGGTGGACCAGAACCCCCGGTATAGCCGCCTCCACCCCCGCCTTGGGGCCATGCACGCCCTGGCCGAGGCCTGCCGGAACGTCTCCGTGGTGGGGGCGAAGCCCCTCGCCTACACGGACGGCCTCAACCTGGGAAGCCCGGAAACCCCTGAGGGCTATTACGAGCTCAAGGAAACCCTTGAGGGGCTGAAGGAGGCGAGCGCCGCCCTGGGCGTGCCCGTGGTGAGCGGCAACGTTTCCCTCTACAACGAGGCGGGCGGCAAGCGCATCCCCCCCACGGCCATGGTGGGGGTGGTGGGGGTCCTGGACCTCGGGCGCCGGGCGGAGATGGGCTTTAGGCGGCCCGGGGAGGTGGTGGTCCTCCTGGGGGAGGAACGGGGAACCCTTGGGGCGAGCGAGGTCCTCTACCTCCTCACGGGCCTCGAGGTGGGCCACCCCCCTGCCCTGGACCTGGGGCGGGAGAAGGCCGTGCAGGAGGCCATCCGGGAGCTCATCGCCCTGGGCCTCACGGACACCGCCCACGACCTGGCGGAAGGGGGGCTCCTCGTGGCCCTGGCGGAGATGGCCTTCCCCTACGGCCTTGGGGCCACGGTGGAGGTGCGGGAAGAAGGCCTCGAGGCCCTCTTCGGCGAGGCGCCTAGCCGCATCCTCTTCACCGTGGCCAAGGACCGCCTGAAGGAGGCCACGGCCCGCCTGGAGACCCAAGGCCTTCCCTACCGCATCCTGGGGGAGACGGGGGGGAAGACCCTCACGGTCCTCACCCCCAAGGGGGTGCTAGAGTGGGAGGTGGCCGAGCTTAAGGCCATCTGGCAACGCCCCTTGCGGGAGGTCCTGGATGGATAA
- the glyA gene encoding serine hydroxymethyltransferase: protein MVGTSVRDEAIFQLIALEEKRQREGLELIASENFVSKQVREAVGSVLTNKYAEGYPGARYYGGCEVIDQVESLAIERAKALFGAAWANVQPHSGSQANMAVYMALMEPGDTLLGMDLAAGGHLTHGAKVNFSGKLYRVVSYGVRPDTERIDLDEVRRLAREHRPKVIVAGASAYPRLWDFQAFREIADEVGAYLVVDMAHFAGLVAAGLHPNPVPYAHVVTSTTHKTLRGPRGGLILSHDPELGKKIDKLIFPGIQGGPLEHVIAGKAVAFFEAMQPEFKEYSRRVVENAQRLAAELAARGYRIVTGGTDNHLFLVDLRPKGLTGKEAEERLDAVGITVNKNAIPFDPKPPRITSGIRVGTPAITTRGFTPEEMPLVAELMDRALTEGPSEALREAVRALALAHPMP from the coding sequence ATGGTGGGCACCAGCGTCCGCGACGAGGCCATCTTCCAGCTCATCGCCCTAGAGGAAAAGAGGCAGCGGGAGGGCCTAGAGCTCATCGCCAGCGAGAACTTCGTCTCCAAGCAGGTGCGGGAGGCGGTGGGAAGCGTCCTCACCAACAAGTACGCCGAGGGCTACCCCGGGGCCCGGTACTACGGGGGGTGCGAGGTCATTGACCAGGTGGAGTCCCTGGCCATAGAGCGGGCCAAGGCCCTCTTCGGGGCAGCCTGGGCCAACGTCCAGCCCCACTCCGGCTCCCAGGCCAACATGGCGGTCTACATGGCCTTAATGGAGCCGGGGGATACCCTTTTGGGCATGGACCTGGCGGCCGGGGGGCACCTGACCCACGGGGCCAAGGTCAACTTCTCCGGGAAACTCTACAGGGTGGTTTCCTACGGGGTGCGGCCCGACACCGAGCGCATAGACCTGGACGAGGTGCGCCGCCTGGCCCGGGAACACCGCCCCAAGGTGATCGTGGCCGGGGCCAGCGCCTACCCTCGCCTCTGGGACTTCCAGGCCTTCCGGGAGATCGCCGACGAAGTGGGGGCCTACCTGGTGGTGGACATGGCCCACTTCGCCGGGCTGGTGGCGGCGGGGCTCCACCCCAACCCCGTCCCCTACGCCCACGTGGTGACCAGCACCACCCACAAGACCCTGCGGGGCCCTCGAGGGGGCCTGATCCTCTCCCACGACCCCGAGCTGGGCAAAAAGATTGACAAGCTCATCTTCCCCGGCATCCAGGGGGGGCCCCTGGAGCACGTCATCGCCGGCAAGGCGGTGGCCTTCTTTGAGGCCATGCAGCCCGAGTTCAAGGAGTATAGCCGCCGGGTGGTGGAAAACGCCCAGCGCCTGGCGGCGGAGCTTGCAGCGAGGGGCTACCGCATCGTCACCGGGGGCACGGACAACCACCTCTTCCTGGTGGACCTCCGCCCCAAGGGCCTCACGGGCAAAGAAGCGGAGGAGCGCCTGGACGCCGTGGGCATCACCGTGAACAAGAACGCCATTCCCTTTGACCCCAAGCCCCCCCGCATCACCTCGGGGATCCGCGTGGGCACCCCCGCCATCACCACCCGGGGCTTCACCCCGGAGGAGATGCCCCTAGTGGCGGAGCTCATGGACCGGGCCCTCACGGAAGGCCCCTCCGAGGCCTTGAGGGAGGCGGTGCGGGCCCTGGCCCTCGCCCACCCCATGCCCTGA
- the purF gene encoding amidophosphoribosyltransferase, whose translation MDKPQEECGVLGLWSQAPLDVAGLLHLGLLALQHRGQEAAGIAVTDGKEFLVEKDLGLVHQVFTEERLGRLRLPGARMGLAHTRYSTTGSNLRFNAQPLTARTAHGVLAIAHNGNFVNAKPLRDRLLQEGATFQSTSDTEVMLLLLARLPHLSLPEAALEAMRRLEGGYSILLMDRKTLLALRDPHGVRPLAIGKAPWGYAFASEPPALALLGAEYLRDVRPGEVVWVEEGELQSLQALPPNPTPCAFEWIYFARPDSLLDGTEAYAARVRMGEELFREAPAEADMVVPVPDSGIGAAIGYARASGLPLEYGLYKNPYAGRTFIQPTQELRDLKTRLKLSPTSAVRGKRVVLIDDSIVRGTTSRHIVALLKEAGAKEVHFRVSSPPIRFPCYYGIDTAARKELIAAQKSLEEIRAYIGADSLAFLSEEGVKRAIGGPVCLACFNGRYPAGVPEEGEKLALELL comes from the coding sequence ATGGATAAGCCACAGGAGGAGTGCGGCGTCCTAGGCCTTTGGAGCCAAGCGCCTTTGGACGTGGCGGGGCTTTTGCACCTGGGGCTCCTCGCCCTGCAGCATAGAGGCCAGGAGGCCGCCGGCATCGCCGTCACGGACGGGAAGGAGTTCCTGGTGGAAAAGGACCTGGGCCTCGTCCACCAGGTCTTCACCGAGGAGCGCCTGGGGAGGCTCCGCCTACCCGGGGCCCGGATGGGCCTCGCCCACACCCGCTACTCCACCACGGGGTCCAACCTCCGCTTCAACGCCCAACCCCTCACCGCCCGCACCGCCCACGGGGTCCTGGCCATCGCCCACAACGGCAACTTCGTGAACGCCAAGCCCCTCCGCGACCGCCTCCTCCAGGAGGGGGCTACCTTCCAGAGCACCTCGGACACCGAGGTCATGCTCCTCCTCTTAGCCCGGCTTCCCCACCTCTCCCTCCCCGAGGCGGCCCTCGAGGCCATGCGGCGCTTGGAAGGGGGGTACTCCATCCTCCTCATGGACCGCAAAACCCTCCTCGCCCTACGGGACCCCCACGGGGTGCGGCCCCTCGCCATCGGCAAGGCCCCGTGGGGCTACGCCTTCGCCTCCGAGCCCCCGGCCCTTGCCCTCCTCGGGGCGGAGTACCTGCGGGACGTGCGGCCCGGGGAGGTGGTCTGGGTGGAGGAGGGGGAGCTCCAAAGCCTCCAAGCCCTTCCCCCAAACCCCACCCCATGCGCCTTTGAGTGGATCTACTTCGCCCGGCCCGATAGCCTCCTGGACGGCACCGAGGCTTACGCCGCCCGGGTGAGGATGGGCGAGGAGCTCTTCCGGGAAGCCCCGGCGGAGGCGGACATGGTGGTGCCTGTCCCCGACTCGGGGATTGGCGCCGCCATCGGCTACGCCCGGGCAAGCGGCCTCCCCCTGGAGTACGGCCTCTACAAAAACCCTTACGCCGGGCGCACCTTCATCCAGCCCACCCAGGAGCTGCGCGACCTGAAGACCCGGCTGAAGCTCTCCCCCACCTCGGCGGTGCGGGGCAAACGGGTGGTCCTCATTGACGACTCCATCGTACGGGGGACCACCAGCCGCCACATCGTGGCCCTCCTCAAGGAAGCGGGGGCCAAGGAGGTCCACTTCCGCGTCTCCAGCCCCCCCATCCGCTTCCCCTGCTACTACGGCATAGACACGGCGGCCCGCAAGGAGCTCATCGCCGCCCAGAAGAGCCTGGAGGAGATACGGGCCTACATCGGGGCCGACTCCCTCGCCTTCCTTTCCGAGGAGGGGGTCAAGCGGGCCATCGGGGGGCCCGTCTGCCTCGCCTGCTTTAACGGCCGCTACCCAGCGGGCGTCCCCGAGGAAGGGGAAAAGCTCGCCTTGGAACTCCTCTAG
- a CDS encoding HAD family hydrolase produces MKPKAITFDFWGTLFTEGEAFLEKVMPARYEILLDALSEAGHPAEESEVREAYRQAALAFEEAWKAGEHMSVYDRVARIFALLGAPHDPGLIALTARRLEETSLLADLKPLPGVEVLKALAGKYPLAIVSDTGVTPGRLLREHLRRQGLDVFQAYSFSDETGFVKPKPEAFQVALEALGIPPEEALHVGDLPHTDIKGAFGAGYPWAVQYVGLREVNGEVKPTAKVKDHRELLPLLE; encoded by the coding sequence ATGAAACCCAAGGCCATCACCTTTGACTTCTGGGGCACCCTCTTCACCGAGGGGGAGGCGTTTTTGGAAAAGGTCATGCCCGCCCGGTACGAGATCCTCCTGGACGCCCTTTCCGAGGCGGGGCACCCGGCGGAGGAAAGCGAGGTGCGGGAGGCCTACCGGCAGGCGGCCTTGGCCTTTGAGGAGGCCTGGAAGGCGGGGGAGCACATGTCCGTGTACGACCGGGTGGCCCGCATCTTCGCCCTCCTCGGGGCCCCCCACGACCCCGGGCTCATCGCCCTCACCGCAAGGAGGCTGGAGGAAACCTCCCTCCTCGCCGACCTCAAGCCCCTGCCCGGGGTGGAGGTCCTAAAGGCCCTGGCGGGGAAGTACCCCTTGGCCATCGTTTCCGATACGGGCGTGACCCCGGGCCGCCTCTTAAGGGAGCACCTCCGGCGGCAAGGCCTGGACGTCTTCCAGGCCTATAGCTTCTCCGACGAAACGGGGTTTGTGAAGCCCAAGCCCGAGGCCTTCCAGGTGGCCCTCGAGGCCCTGGGCATCCCCCCCGAGGAGGCCCTCCACGTCGGGGACCTGCCCCACACGGACATCAAGGGAGCCTTCGGCGCCGGCTACCCCTGGGCGGTGCAGTACGTGGGCCTAAGGGAGGTGAACGGGGAGGTGAAGCCCACGGCCAAGGTGAAGGACCACCGCGAGCTCCTCCCCCTCCTGGAGTGA
- the purS gene encoding phosphoribosylformylglycinamidine synthase subunit PurS, whose amino-acid sequence MPRYQATLLIELKDGILDPQGRAVEGVLKDLGHPVESVRVGKVLEIVFSAENLLQAEEKAKLLGSLLANPVMEVYALEALKEL is encoded by the coding sequence ATGCCAAGGTACCAGGCCACGCTCCTCATAGAGCTCAAAGACGGCATCCTGGACCCGCAGGGCCGGGCGGTGGAGGGGGTCTTAAAGGACCTCGGCCACCCGGTGGAGTCCGTGCGGGTGGGGAAGGTTTTGGAAATCGTCTTCTCGGCGGAAAACCTCCTCCAGGCCGAGGAGAAGGCCAAGCTCCTCGGAAGCCTCCTCGCCAACCCGGTGATGGAGGTCTACGCCCTCGAGGCCCTAAAAGAGCTATGA
- the purQ gene encoding phosphoribosylformylglycinamidine synthase subunit PurQ: MRWAIVRFPGSNCDEDARFALEKAGIQAAFVWHTERDLKGFDGVFLPGGFSYGDYLRAGALAAKSPVMEAVRRFAAEGRYVIGVCNGFQILTEAGILPGALLANLNLHFTCKEVGVRVERNDLPFTRRYAQGQVLRLPIAHAEGRYYADPETLRRLEEEGRVVFRYAPLAGERDYNPNGSLNDIAGIVNERGNVLGMMPHPERAVDPMLGGEDGLPLFLGLLAV; the protein is encoded by the coding sequence ATGAGGTGGGCCATCGTCCGCTTCCCCGGCTCCAACTGCGACGAGGACGCCCGTTTCGCCCTGGAGAAGGCGGGCATACAGGCGGCCTTCGTCTGGCACACGGAAAGGGACCTCAAGGGCTTTGATGGGGTCTTCCTCCCCGGGGGCTTTAGCTACGGGGACTACCTGAGGGCGGGGGCCCTGGCCGCCAAGAGCCCGGTGATGGAGGCGGTGCGCCGCTTCGCCGCGGAAGGGCGGTACGTGATCGGCGTCTGCAACGGCTTCCAAATCCTCACCGAGGCGGGCATCCTCCCCGGGGCCCTCCTGGCCAACCTCAACCTCCACTTCACCTGCAAGGAGGTGGGGGTGCGGGTGGAAAGGAACGATCTCCCCTTCACCCGCCGCTACGCCCAAGGGCAGGTGCTCCGCCTGCCCATCGCCCACGCCGAGGGGCGCTACTACGCCGACCCCGAGACCCTAAGGAGGCTAGAGGAAGAGGGGCGGGTGGTCTTCCGCTACGCCCCTTTAGCCGGGGAAAGGGACTATAACCCCAACGGGAGCCTGAACGACATCGCCGGCATCGTGAACGAGCGGGGCAACGTCCTCGGCATGATGCCCCATCCCGAGCGGGCCGTGGACCCCATGCTGGGAGGGGAGGACGGGCTTCCCCTCTTCCTGGGGCTTTTAGCGGTTTAG